In the genome of Oligoflexus sp., the window CTGCATCGAGGCGCTTCAGATGCTCTGGCAGGTGCTTTTGAAAGATGCCGACCAGCTTCGGTAAAAGTGGATCCTCGGTAACCCCTTCATCCATCGCTTCATACTGCGCGAGCAGGTTTTCATTCAGGATAGGACTCGAAGACATGAATGGCATGTCCTGATCCTCGGAAAGTTCGAAGAAGCTTTGGGGCTGAGGCATGGTATTCATTGTCTTTCCTCTCTCTAAATTTCGCAGCGCGACAGGCTGTGACTTCGGACTCACCCTGGTCTTTTCGTGAAGGCAGGGCGAAAGTTTTAGGGTCATCCTGCATTCACGAGTCGGTATTTCTCAAAGCCATGGGATATCTGCAAAAAGGGTTCCACTTTTTACCCTTTTGTAAGGATTGTTATGGCTGATTTTCCTGTAGTCAAGTCTGCGCTTGAAACACTGTGTCGTGCTGAATTCTGCGGGATTGTCAGGATTCGTTCCTTGATATCAGAGGCTTTTAAGGCCCCTCCTGCGTCTGAATGCGATAAGTCAGTAAAAAGCCAGAAGGCGCGCCCTCTCTGCCTCGTTGAGCCTGCTCAAGACAGGGGCAGGCTCCGTGAAATGAGCCCCGCGCGCCTCTTACTTCCCGGGCAACTTTTGAAATTATCTCAGGTCAGAGCGAGGGTTTGGACCTGTGCTGAAGAAATCGGGTCCGGGGCGATGAATTTTAAGAGCACAAAACGCGATAGGGATAGTGGCGGGCGAAGTTTGTCTTCGCTCCACAGCCAATGGAGGAACACACCATGACTGAGACGATGGGAGATCAGCCACGCATTGTACTGATTGATGATGACCCTGTTTATGGAGCCGTAATCGGCCGTTGGGCAAAGATTGAAGGAGTGGAGCTGGATGTCTTTCATTCCCTGGATGATCTTGGATTTGTCGGTCTTCTGGCCCAGTATGATGTTGCAATCGTGGATTATGATTTGGGCGAGATCAATGGCAAGGATGTGGCCGATTACATGACGACCCTGTTCGGCAACAAGCCCATGATCATGATCAGTGGAGTGGACCGCAGCCAGGAAATGATGCAGTGCCCGTCCTGCGTGAAGGCTTTCATGAAAAAATCGGCCGGCTATGAGAAAATCCTCAACACCGCGCTGAGTATTCGTCGTAAAGGCCGCATGGAAAACTACTGATCAGCTGCCGGAGGTCTGTTTCTTTTGAAAGAGGGCCCTCAGGGGCTCCAATTTTTCCATCTGCGGCTGGGCCGGTCTTTTCTCTTCCACCCGCGCTTTCAGATCCGATGGCAAATCGCCGAGTATTTCCATCTCATATTCCATCCAGACCCCATATTCGCGATAGACGAGCTCGCGCATGGCCAGAGTCAATTCGAGGATATCGCGGCTGCCGGTACCTTTGTTATAGACGAAATTCGCGTGCTGGGGATTCAGGGCCACTTCGGGGCGGCTGAGCTTATGGGCTCCTGCCTTGTCGAGCAGCATGCCGCTGGGAACGCCAACCTTATAATCGTTTTTAAAGACACAGCCGCAGGTGGGATAAAGGAATTGCCCCTTTTTCACCCGATCCTGCTCGTAGAACTGCATGCGGGTTTCAATCGAACCGCGCACGCCGTCCTGCAATTCCAAAACCGCGGCGGCCACGATGGCTCCGTTATCCATGAAGAGCGTATCCTTATATCCGCGGAAGATGCCTTCAGCGGCGGAATAAACGCGAATGGTGCCATCGGGCAGGACGGTGTGCACTTCCTTCGCCACCTGGCTGATTTCGCCGCCGTAGCAGCGCGCATTCATGCGCACGGTACCACCGATCTGTCCGGGCAGGCGATGCATCCAGGCCACGCCGTCCAGTTTTGCTTCAAGGGCCGCCTTGGCCACATCCGTGTTGTCAGCGCCAGCCTCGGCATAGATGCGATGGCCCTGGACTTCAATTTTTTTCATCCGTCGGAATGCAATCACGGCTCCTGGCCAGTCCTCATCCAGAACCAGCGAATTGGTACCGCCACCCAGCACGAAGTACTTCTGCTGCGTTGCATGGAGGGCCTTCACGATGCGGCTCAGATCGTCGATGGACTTGGGTTCATAAAGCGCATGGCAACGGCCGCCGGTGCGGTAATAGGCCAGATCCCTTAGTTTCAAGGCTCATCTCCCTCGGCTTCGGGAAAGGTGGTGAAGAGAGCTTTTTGATAGGCTTTGTAGGTGTCGCTGTCGAAGAGGACCATCGTCACCCGGCGCAGAGCTTTGGGCTTTGCATCGCAGAATAACCTGATGCTTTCCATGGCAACAATAGCCGCATCCGTCACGGGATAACCATATATTCCAGTACTGATTGATGGAATTGCGACATGAAGCAATTTCGATTCAGCTGCCAAATGCAGACTGTTTCGATACGCGGACTGCAGGAGTTCGGCTTCCCGTTCCTTGCCGCCTCGCCAGATCGGGCCCACAGTATGAATCACATGTTTCGCAGGCAGACGACCGGCCGTTGTGATCACGGCTTGACCCGTTTCACAACGTCCGATCCTTTCACATTCTTCCAGAATGCTGGGCCCACCGACCCGGTGAATCGCTCCGTCCACACCGCCGCCGCCCCGTAAGGACGAGTTTGCGGCATTCACCATCGCATCGCAGACGAAGCTGGTGATATCCCCTTGGAAGAGATCGACGGCAGTTCCCCGGTAATGACGCAGGCCCAACATTGCTTATCTCCGTTTTCTCTCCAGAGCGGTTTTCAGCGACACGCCGATATCCGCTGGACTCTTCGCAACCACGACGCCGGCTTCTTCCAAAGCGGCCATTTTCTCGGCAGCTGTGCCACTGCCGCCCGAAATAATCGCGCCTGCGTGGCCCATGCGCTTGCCTTTGGGTGCGGTTTGACCCGCGATGAAAGCAGCGACTGGTTTTTTGATGTTCTCTTTGATGAATTTCGCGGCTTTGATTTCCGCGTCACCGCCGATTTCACCGATCAGTACGATGCCTTCGGTCTGGGGATCTTTTTCAAAGAGTTCAAGGACGTCGATGAAGTTGGTGCCGATGATGGGGTCACCGCCGATGCCGACGCACGAGCTTTGACCGATGCCCATGGCTGTGGTTTGACCCACGGATTCATAGGTCAGTGTTCCCGATTTCGAAACGATGCCAGCCGAACCCACTTTGTGGATGTGGCCGGGCATGATCCCGATTTTGCACTGGCCGGGTGTGATCACGCCGGGGCAGTTGGGACCGATCAGGCGCGATTTGGAGCGTTCCAGGGCTTTTTTCACAGGAACCATATCCAAAACGGGAATGCCTTCGGTGATACAGATGATGAGTTCGATTTCAGCATCGATCGCTTCCAGGATCGCATCCGCCGCGTAAGGGGGCGGAACGAAGATCATCGACGCGTTGGCGCCGGCTTTTTCACGGGCTTCATGGACGGTGTTGAAGATGGGCAGATCGCTCACACCTTTTTGTCCGCCTTTGCCTGGAGTCACGCCACCGACGAAGCGGGGCGCGTATTCGTGAGAAAGACGGGTGTGGAATTCACCAGACTTGCCGGTGATCCCCTGAGTGATGACGCGGGTATTTTTATCGACAAGAATAGACACGGAGCTCTCCTTCAGTCTTTACTTCACAAGTTCGACGATTTTCTTCGCGCCATCGGCCATGTCGCTGGCGGCGTAAAGGTTCAGGCCGGATTTCTTCAGAATCTCTTTGCCCTGCTCCACGTTGGTTCCTTCGAGGCGCACAACCATGGGAACGCGCAGTCCGAGTTCCTTGGCCGCTGCCACGATACCATTGGCGATCACATCACAGCGCATGATGCCGCCGAAGATGTTCACGAAAAGACCTTTGACGTTCGCATCCGAGAAAAGGATGCGGAAGGCGTTGGTCACGGTTTCCTGGGACGCGCCGCCGCCGACGTCAAGGAAGTTGGCAGGCTTGCCGCCGTAGTGCTTCACGATGTCCATCGTCGCCATCGCAAGGCCGGCGCCGTTGACGAGGCAGCCGATGTTGCCGTCGAGGCCGATGTAGCTCAGGCCGAATTTCGAAGCGGTGACTTCGCGCTCGTCCTCTTCCATGTAGTCGCGGAAGAGTTCGACCTCTTTCTGGCGATAAAGAGCGTTGTCATCGAAGTTCATTTTACCGTCGAGTGCGAACATCTTGCCCTGATCGTTGACGATCAAAGGGTTGATCTCGAGCATCGAGTAATCGTACTTGATGAACATCTTGTAGAGATTCTTGACGATCGGGGTCAGTTCCTTCTGCTCGGCTTCCGGCAATTTCATGCCCCAGCAGAGCGAGCGGATGTGGTGACCCTGCAGGCCGATGGTTGGATCGACGATGACGGTCACAATTTTTTCCGGGGTTTTCGCGGCGACTTCCTCGATGTCCATACCGCCTTCGGTCGAGAACATGATGCCGATGCCTGCACTTTCGCGGTCCAAAAAGAGAGCGAGATAGTATTCTTTTACGATCTTGCTTCCGGCCTCGATGTAGACCTTGTGGACCTTTTTGCCCTCGGGAGCCTGATGCGTGATCAGGTTCATGCCGATCATGGCTTCTGTAATCTTACGGCATTCCTCGGGGCTCTTGGCGAGCTTGACGCCACCAGCTTTGCCGCGTCCGCCCGCATGTACCTGGGCTTTAACAACGGCAACTTCAGTTCCGAGACGGCGCATGGCAAATTCTGCTTCAGTGGGATTGGTGGCCAGGTATCCGTCAGGAACGGGCACACCATTTTGCTTGAAGAGTATTTTTGCCTGGTATTCGTGGATGTTCATTTAATCCTCCGGAGCATCGACAAATCGTTTGCAGGTCGCAATAGGCTAACATACTATGATCGGACCTTGCATCCTTAATCACGGACACGGAGGGGTTTTGATGCCATTGCCGACAAAGGGTCGCGTTCTTATTGCAGGAGGCGCCGGCTTTCTTGGGAGTCATCTCTGCGATAGATATATTGGCAGGGGCTGGGAAGTTCTCTGCGTTGATAATTTCCATACGGGAAACAAGGCCAACGTTCGTCATCTGATGTCGCACCCGAACTTTGAGCTTGTGCGTCACGATATCGTCGAGCCCTATCTGGCTGAAGTGGATTTGATCCTTAATTTTGCCTGTCCTGCGAGTCCTGTGCACTACCAGAGCAATCCGATCAAGACCATGAAAACCTCGGTGCTCGGCACCATGAACCTGCTTGGCCTCGCCAAGCGTGTGGGCGCGCGCCTCACCCATGCCAGCACTTCCGAGGTTTACGGCGATCCCATTCAGCATCCGCAGACGGAGGCCTACTGGGGCAATGTGAATCCCATCGGTGTGCGCAGTTGCTATGACGAGGGCAAGCGCGCCGCGGAAACTCTTTGCTACGATTACAATCGCATGCATGACGTCGATGTGCGCCTCGTCCGTATCTTCAATACCTACGGACCCCGCATGGCGCCTGATGATGGCCGGGTCGTTTCGAATTTCATCGTGCAGGCCTTGCAAGGGGATGACATCACCATTTACGGCGATGGCTCGCAAACGCGCTCCTTCTGTTACTGCGACGATCTTTTGGATGGCATCATTGCGCTGACCGATCAGGATGAAACGCTTGGGCCCATTAACATTGGAAATGCCAACGAATTCACTGTCGCCGAACTCGCTGAACGCGTGATCCGTCTGACCGGCAGTCGTTCGCGGATTGTGCGGAAACCTCTGCCTTCGGATGATCCCAAGGTTCGTCGTCCCGATCTTTCCCTGGCGCAGAAACACCTGAATTACCAGCCTAAGATCGAACTCGAAGAAGGCCTCAAAAAGACCATCGACTATTTCCGCACTGTCCTCGCACAACGCTAAATCGAGCAGAATGAAAAAAGATGGGCACCCGTCCTTACGGACGGGCCTATGCCAAACGAGCCATTTGGCGGCGAAGGGGGAGTAAACCCACGGGATAGGGACTTCGTACCACTAGGGCGAGTTGGACCAGAAAAACGAGGAAGAGACGTGTTTTCCTGATACCGATTCAGGTACGGCATGTTGAGAGTACATCTGTAATAAAGCTACGCGAAAACCTGTGACTAATCGGGCCTTTCTTATCGAGGCAACCGAGAAGCTAATGTTTTGATTGAAATGGAAAATTTCGATCATTCCAGGGCTTTCACGTTCTTGCATAAAATCCGGGGTCGAGAGCGAAAGGGGCTGCTGGACCTGAGCCTGAATCTACGGCCAGCTGCTCATGTTATCCAATACTTTGCACAGCCCCATCGAAGGACCTTTCACATCACGCTTTCCAGCTTTTCGCTCATTCTTAAGCGAAATGTGCTGCTTGTAAGAAAGCAAGATCTCATGAAATCAGGGTCTTGTACAAATTGATATACAGCACGAATGGCATTCGAGCCAGGAATGGTTGAGGGTGGAATTTGAAAACTTTTTCATGGTGATTAAAATTAGGTAAATTTATGTAGAATTCTTTCCGCGCACCAAAGGTTGACGGGATTCCATGAAACTCTTGCTGCAAAAGGGTTTCCAGATTTTGAATCGTTTCGACGTATAAGACGCTTCACCAGGCCGTAATGAACCAAACCCCGTCGATGCAGGCTTTGCGGTTCAGGCTATGCAGAAGGACGCACAAATTTTCACGGTGAAAATCCCACGGCGGAACTGCGCGCTACGAAGAGAGGAGGGCAGGACGTCGAAAAAGGAAAAAGCCTCCAACCGATGTGGAGGCCTCCGCGGCGATCAGCCTTGACGAACCATGGTCTGCATGTAGTTGTTTTGACCCTGGACAACGACACCACCGACAGGCGACCAGCCTTTGCCGATGTAATAGTTCACCTGATCTTCAAGATTCCGCACGGAATCTTCGACAAAGAGTTTGTATTCCAAAACCTTATTGGCTCCGGTCGACTTCACAGCCGATGCGGGAGCGGCAGCGCTGGACTT includes:
- a CDS encoding response regulator, giving the protein MTETMGDQPRIVLIDDDPVYGAVIGRWAKIEGVELDVFHSLDDLGFVGLLAQYDVAIVDYDLGEINGKDVADYMTTLFGNKPMIMISGVDRSQEMMQCPSCVKAFMKKSAGYEKILNTALSIRRKGRMENY
- the murB gene encoding UDP-N-acetylmuramate dehydrogenase; translated protein: MKLRDLAYYRTGGRCHALYEPKSIDDLSRIVKALHATQQKYFVLGGGTNSLVLDEDWPGAVIAFRRMKKIEVQGHRIYAEAGADNTDVAKAALEAKLDGVAWMHRLPGQIGGTVRMNARCYGGEISQVAKEVHTVLPDGTIRVYSAAEGIFRGYKDTLFMDNGAIVAAAVLELQDGVRGSIETRMQFYEQDRVKKGQFLYPTCGCVFKNDYKVGVPSGMLLDKAGAHKLSRPEVALNPQHANFVYNKGTGSRDILELTLAMRELVYREYGVWMEYEMEILGDLPSDLKARVEEKRPAQPQMEKLEPLRALFQKKQTSGS
- a CDS encoding O-acetyl-ADP-ribose deacetylase → MLGLRHYRGTAVDLFQGDITSFVCDAMVNAANSSLRGGGGVDGAIHRVGGPSILEECERIGRCETGQAVITTAGRLPAKHVIHTVGPIWRGGKEREAELLQSAYRNSLHLAAESKLLHVAIPSISTGIYGYPVTDAAIVAMESIRLFCDAKPKALRRVTMVLFDSDTYKAYQKALFTTFPEAEGDEP
- the sucD gene encoding succinate--CoA ligase subunit alpha: MSILVDKNTRVITQGITGKSGEFHTRLSHEYAPRFVGGVTPGKGGQKGVSDLPIFNTVHEAREKAGANASMIFVPPPYAADAILEAIDAEIELIICITEGIPVLDMVPVKKALERSKSRLIGPNCPGVITPGQCKIGIMPGHIHKVGSAGIVSKSGTLTYESVGQTTAMGIGQSSCVGIGGDPIIGTNFIDVLELFEKDPQTEGIVLIGEIGGDAEIKAAKFIKENIKKPVAAFIAGQTAPKGKRMGHAGAIISGGSGTAAEKMAALEEAGVVVAKSPADIGVSLKTALERKRR
- the sucC gene encoding ADP-forming succinate--CoA ligase subunit beta codes for the protein MNIHEYQAKILFKQNGVPVPDGYLATNPTEAEFAMRRLGTEVAVVKAQVHAGGRGKAGGVKLAKSPEECRKITEAMIGMNLITHQAPEGKKVHKVYIEAGSKIVKEYYLALFLDRESAGIGIMFSTEGGMDIEEVAAKTPEKIVTVIVDPTIGLQGHHIRSLCWGMKLPEAEQKELTPIVKNLYKMFIKYDYSMLEINPLIVNDQGKMFALDGKMNFDDNALYRQKEVELFRDYMEEDEREVTASKFGLSYIGLDGNIGCLVNGAGLAMATMDIVKHYGGKPANFLDVGGGASQETVTNAFRILFSDANVKGLFVNIFGGIMRCDVIANGIVAAAKELGLRVPMVVRLEGTNVEQGKEILKKSGLNLYAASDMADGAKKIVELVK
- a CDS encoding UDP-glucuronic acid decarboxylase family protein, whose amino-acid sequence is MPLPTKGRVLIAGGAGFLGSHLCDRYIGRGWEVLCVDNFHTGNKANVRHLMSHPNFELVRHDIVEPYLAEVDLILNFACPASPVHYQSNPIKTMKTSVLGTMNLLGLAKRVGARLTHASTSEVYGDPIQHPQTEAYWGNVNPIGVRSCYDEGKRAAETLCYDYNRMHDVDVRLVRIFNTYGPRMAPDDGRVVSNFIVQALQGDDITIYGDGSQTRSFCYCDDLLDGIIALTDQDETLGPINIGNANEFTVAELAERVIRLTGSRSRIVRKPLPSDDPKVRRPDLSLAQKHLNYQPKIELEEGLKKTIDYFRTVLAQR